In the Clostridium beijerinckii genome, one interval contains:
- a CDS encoding MarR family winged helix-turn-helix transcriptional regulator, with amino-acid sequence MQGLFQRFFSLHRPLINKLNELLGEYDLSYSLWQVILYLKNNQPSSLVDIANYYNIEKPSITRRVQRLEERLIVKTISGKDRREKIIELTEIGEELYNVCRERITQLENDVVKGISENDQIITFETLPKIQKNITNEKEI; translated from the coding sequence ATCGACCTCTTATAAATAAGCTAAATGAATTACTAGGTGAATATGATCTTTCCTATTCATTATGGCAGGTTATTCTATATCTAAAAAATAATCAACCATCTTCCCTAGTAGACATTGCTAACTACTATAATATAGAAAAGCCTAGCATAACACGAAGAGTTCAACGTTTAGAAGAACGACTAATAGTAAAAACAATATCCGGTAAGGATAGACGTGAAAAAATAATTGAGCTAACTGAAATCGGTGAAGAACTTTATAATGTATGCCGTGAAAGAATAACTCAATTAGAAAATGACGTGGTAAAGGGTATTTCAGAAAATGATCAAATCATAACATTTGAGACACTTCCTAAAATACAAAAAAACATTACGAATGAAAAGGAGATATAA